Proteins encoded in a region of the Quercus lobata isolate SW786 chromosome 8, ValleyOak3.0 Primary Assembly, whole genome shotgun sequence genome:
- the LOC115956183 gene encoding uncharacterized protein LOC115956183 — MLEVDEADDKVHLTTFKAGLKSRDFVASLAKNPPKTMAEALLKVQKYMNTEEALAAIDGVEKSKEKNKEKEDDRRRQKRDQADRQNDRGNRRREDKNPRPTKFTPLVMPVDQILTEIRDEPSLKWPRPLHSLPSLCDKKKYCCFHKDHGHYTKDCRDLKEQIEELIRNGKLQQYVKRGDSSRYSQKSQHGGSRKDEDRTPPCPHSA; from the coding sequence ATGCTGGAAGTAGATGAGGCAGATGACAAGGTACATCTCACGACCTTCAAGGCAGGGTTGAAGTCTAGAGATTTTGTGGCATCCTTGGCAAAGAATCCCCCTAAGACAATGGCCGAGGCATTGTTGAAAGTACAGAAGTATATGAACACTGAAGAAGCTCTAGCAGCCATTGACGGAGTAGAAAAAAGCAAGGAAAAGAATAAGGAAAAGGAGGACGATCGAAGAAGACAAAAAAGAGATCAGGCTGATCGACAGAATGACAGAGGAAACAGACGGAGGGAGGACAAGAACCCTCGTCCAACGAAATTCACACCGTTGGTGATGCCTGTTGACCAGATTCTAACAGAAATAAGGGATGAACCATCTCTTAAGTGGCCAAGGCCACTCCATTCATTGCCTAGTTTGTGCGACAAGAAGAAATACTGCTGTTTTCACAAAGACCATGGGCATTACACAAAGGATTGTAGGGATCTGAAGGAGCAGATTGAAGAACTTATTCGGAATGGAAAACTACAACAATATGTAAAAAGGGGAGATTCCAGCAGGTACAGCCAGAAAAGCCAGCACGGGGGTTCAAGGAAAGATGAAGACCGCACACCACCTTGTCCACATAGTGCATAG